From Kamptonema formosum PCC 6407, a single genomic window includes:
- a CDS encoding family 2 encapsulin nanocompartment cargo protein terpene cyclase: MQPFKLPDFYMPWPARLNPNLEAARVHSKAWAYEMGILASEEESQDEPIWDERTFDAHDYALLCSYTHPDAPGAELDLVTDWYVWVFFFDDHFLEIYKRTQDMTGAKEYLHRLPAFMPIHPTDTPSLPTNPVERGLADLWSRTAFTKSVDWRLRFFESTKNLLEESLWELANINQNRVANPIEYIEMRRKVGGAPWSADLVEHAAFVEVPAQIAATRPMRVLKDTFADGVHLRNDIFSYQREVEDEGENANCILVLERFLNVSTQEAANLTNELLTSRLYQFDNTAVTELPPLFEEHGLDPAARVSVLLYIKGLQDWQSGGHEWHMRSSRYMNKEADNSQKPPLFPGGPTGLGTSAARIESLYTTLGLGRFKSFTHVPYQAVGPVKLPKFYMPFSTSLNPNLDAARKHSKEWARQMGMLESLPGIPDAFIWNDHKFDVADVALCGALIHPHGSEHELNLSACWLVWGTYADDYFPALYGNNRDMVGAKVFNARLSAFMPLDDSTPPAVPTNPVERGLADIWSRTAGPMSSNARTQFRRAIQDMTDSWVWELANQIQNRIPDPIDYIEMRRKTFGSDLTMSLSRLSQGSEIPMEIYYSRSMRSLENSAADFACFTNDIFSYQKEIEFEGEIHNIVLVVQNFLNCDLPQAVEIVNNLMTARAQQYQHIVDTELPALLDDFNLDESTREKLLGYVKKLENWMCGVLKWHITVDRYKEFELRNSASPIVRLLNGPTGFGTSAARLTSLVGASSFSGKMPLNNSDRFVGK; the protein is encoded by the coding sequence ATGCAACCCTTTAAACTGCCGGATTTTTATATGCCTTGGCCGGCGCGGCTGAACCCAAACTTAGAAGCGGCGCGAGTACATTCTAAGGCCTGGGCCTACGAGATGGGGATACTTGCTTCAGAAGAAGAATCTCAAGACGAACCTATTTGGGACGAACGTACATTCGATGCCCACGACTATGCCTTGCTTTGCTCCTACACCCATCCAGATGCACCGGGCGCAGAACTTGACTTAGTAACCGATTGGTATGTTTGGGTATTCTTCTTCGACGATCACTTCCTTGAAATTTATAAACGTACCCAAGACATGACTGGGGCAAAGGAGTATCTCCACCGACTGCCCGCATTTATGCCGATACACCCCACCGATACCCCTTCCTTACCCACCAATCCAGTAGAGCGCGGCTTAGCTGACCTGTGGTCTCGCACCGCCTTTACTAAGTCTGTGGACTGGCGGCTGCGGTTCTTCGAGAGTACCAAAAACCTTCTGGAAGAGTCTCTGTGGGAACTCGCCAATATCAACCAAAATCGGGTCGCCAATCCCATTGAGTACATCGAGATGCGGCGCAAAGTTGGCGGCGCACCTTGGTCAGCGGATCTCGTCGAACACGCCGCCTTTGTAGAGGTTCCGGCCCAAATTGCTGCAACTCGCCCCATGCGGGTACTCAAAGACACATTTGCCGATGGAGTTCACCTTCGCAACGATATTTTTTCCTACCAGAGAGAAGTCGAAGATGAAGGCGAGAACGCCAACTGTATTTTGGTTTTAGAGCGCTTCTTGAATGTGAGCACCCAAGAAGCAGCTAACCTCACCAACGAACTGCTCACCTCGCGGCTATACCAGTTCGATAACACTGCGGTTACTGAATTGCCTCCCCTGTTTGAGGAGCACGGACTAGACCCAGCGGCTCGTGTGAGCGTTCTCCTTTACATCAAAGGACTTCAAGACTGGCAATCGGGCGGTCACGAGTGGCACATGAGGTCTAGCCGCTACATGAACAAAGAAGCGGACAATTCTCAGAAACCGCCGCTATTTCCGGGCGGGCCCACTGGGCTAGGCACATCGGCTGCGCGGATTGAATCGTTATACACCACCTTGGGTTTGGGAAGGTTCAAGAGCTTTACTCACGTTCCATACCAGGCTGTAGGGCCAGTGAAACTGCCCAAGTTTTATATGCCGTTCTCTACCAGCTTGAATCCCAATCTGGATGCTGCGCGGAAGCATTCTAAGGAATGGGCGCGGCAAATGGGGATGCTAGAATCCCTACCGGGCATTCCTGATGCCTTTATCTGGAATGACCACAAGTTCGATGTTGCCGATGTTGCCCTATGCGGTGCATTGATCCATCCTCATGGGTCTGAACATGAGCTAAATCTAAGTGCGTGCTGGCTGGTATGGGGAACCTATGCCGATGATTACTTCCCAGCACTCTACGGGAATAACCGCGACATGGTTGGTGCGAAAGTGTTTAACGCCCGACTGTCAGCGTTTATGCCTCTCGATGACTCCACACCCCCGGCTGTACCGACTAATCCCGTCGAACGGGGCTTGGCAGATATTTGGTCTCGCACTGCTGGCCCGATGTCCTCTAACGCCCGGACTCAGTTCCGCCGCGCGATTCAGGACATGACTGATAGTTGGGTGTGGGAACTGGCCAACCAAATTCAAAATCGGATTCCTGACCCGATAGATTATATCGAAATGCGTCGGAAGACCTTTGGCTCGGATTTGACAATGAGCCTGTCTCGACTATCTCAGGGTAGCGAGATTCCGATGGAGATTTACTACAGTAGGTCAATGCGATCGCTAGAAAATTCTGCCGCCGATTTTGCCTGTTTTACTAACGATATCTTCTCCTACCAGAAAGAAATCGAATTCGAGGGCGAAATCCATAACATCGTACTGGTGGTGCAGAATTTCCTCAACTGCGATCTACCCCAAGCTGTCGAGATTGTTAACAATTTGATGACGGCGAGGGCACAACAGTATCAACACATTGTTGATACTGAATTGCCTGCCCTATTAGACGATTTCAATCTGGATGAAAGTACCCGCGAGAAATTGCTGGGATACGTTAAGAAACTAGAAAATTGGATGTGCGGCGTACTCAAATGGCATATAACGGTAGACCGTTATAAAGAATTTGAATTGCGTAATAGTGCTTCTCCAATTGTGCGGCTGCTCAACGGCCCCACAGGATTTGGCACCTCGGCTGCACGGCTTACATCCTTAGTTGGTGCCAGCAGTTTTTCTGGTAAGATGCCATTGAATAATTCCGATCGTTTTGTAGGAAAATAA
- the folD gene encoding bifunctional methylenetetrahydrofolate dehydrogenase/methenyltetrahydrofolate cyclohydrolase FolD produces the protein MDAKTTHILDGKALAQKIQSELISRVHSLQSQKGRPPGLAVLMVGENPASATYVRNKELACAKVGIASFGQHFPADTTQTELEQAIQTLNQDERVDGILVQLPLPGHLDAISLLYQIAPDKDADGLHAMNLGRLVRGEAGLRSCTPAGVMRLLQEYDIDLKGKRAVVLGRSILVGKPMALMLLEADCTVTVAHSRSQNLESITREADILIAAVGRPEIVTANMVKPGAVVVDVGMNRVVKEDGSSRLTGDVDFNSVQAVAEFITPVPGGVGPMTVAMLLQNTVWSWENNHG, from the coding sequence ATGGATGCCAAAACTACCCACATCTTAGACGGTAAAGCTCTAGCACAAAAGATTCAATCAGAGCTAATCTCGCGCGTCCATTCCCTACAAAGCCAAAAAGGTCGCCCTCCAGGGCTTGCAGTGTTGATGGTTGGCGAAAACCCAGCGAGTGCAACTTATGTCCGCAACAAAGAACTAGCCTGTGCCAAAGTTGGCATTGCTTCCTTCGGGCAGCACTTTCCGGCTGATACAACTCAGACTGAACTCGAACAAGCGATTCAAACTCTCAATCAAGATGAGAGAGTGGACGGGATTTTAGTACAGTTGCCTTTACCTGGTCACTTAGACGCGATTTCCCTACTTTATCAAATTGCTCCTGATAAAGATGCTGATGGGCTTCACGCGATGAATCTGGGCCGTTTGGTAAGGGGGGAGGCGGGTTTGCGAAGTTGTACGCCAGCGGGGGTGATGCGGCTGTTACAGGAATATGACATTGATTTGAAGGGAAAACGGGCTGTAGTTTTGGGCCGCAGTATTCTTGTGGGTAAACCGATGGCTTTAATGCTGTTGGAAGCTGATTGTACTGTGACTGTGGCCCATTCGCGATCGCAAAACTTAGAATCTATCACCCGCGAAGCGGATATCTTAATTGCTGCTGTCGGTCGCCCGGAAATCGTTACCGCTAATATGGTTAAACCTGGTGCTGTAGTAGTAGATGTAGGGATGAACCGCGTTGTTAAAGAGGATGGTTCTAGCCGTTTAACGGGAGATGTTGACTTCAATTCTGTGCAAGCAGTGGCGGAATTTATTACTCCTGTACCCGGAGGTGTTGGCCCGATGACTGTGGCAATGTTGTTGCAGAATACAGTTTGGAGTTGGGAAAATAATCACGGTTAA
- a CDS encoding family 2B encapsulin nanocompartment shell protein — protein sequence MTYSNDRGLDVEGQQPQLSLGTAAARNLATTTKSAPQMQEITPRWLLKMLPWVQTKGGTYRLNRRLNYTVADGRLTFANTGTVVEVIPQELCQLPLLRGFNDTEVLSALASRFVQQEFAPGDIIVESGQRADRLFSIAHGKVNKTVAGKYGEEALLDRLADGDHFGDRALLEPESTWKFTIKAVTRCTVLALPQQAFLEVLNQSEALQTHVEQVRISAQQPQNKYGEAAIALSASHVGETQLPGTFVDYELSPREYPLSIAQTVLRINTRVSDLYNEPMNQTEQQLRLTIEALRERQEHDLINNREFGLLHNADLKQRIYTRSGPPTPDDLDELITRRRKSKFFLAHPKTIAAFSRECNRLGISTESIDLNGSKVITWRNVPILPCNKIPITKNQTSSILILRTGEEDQGVIGLHQTGIPDEYQPSLSVRFMGISEQAIASYLITAYYSAAVLVPDALGILEDVEIGR from the coding sequence ATGACGTATTCTAACGATCGCGGTTTAGATGTTGAAGGTCAGCAACCCCAACTGAGTTTGGGAACAGCCGCCGCCAGAAATTTGGCAACAACAACCAAATCTGCACCGCAAATGCAGGAAATTACGCCTCGGTGGTTGTTGAAGATGTTGCCTTGGGTGCAGACAAAGGGTGGCACTTATCGGTTGAACCGTCGGTTAAATTATACGGTGGCTGATGGCAGGCTAACTTTCGCCAACACCGGAACGGTAGTTGAAGTAATTCCCCAAGAACTTTGTCAGTTGCCATTGCTGCGAGGGTTTAACGACACTGAGGTATTGAGCGCCTTAGCGAGTAGGTTTGTGCAACAGGAGTTTGCACCTGGTGACATCATCGTAGAGTCAGGTCAGAGAGCCGATCGCTTGTTCTCGATCGCTCATGGCAAAGTTAATAAAACTGTTGCTGGCAAGTATGGCGAGGAAGCTCTGCTGGATAGGCTAGCAGATGGCGACCATTTCGGCGATCGGGCGTTGTTGGAACCGGAAAGCACTTGGAAGTTCACCATCAAGGCTGTCACCCGATGCACGGTATTGGCGCTACCGCAACAGGCATTTCTGGAAGTGCTCAACCAGTCAGAGGCGTTGCAGACTCACGTTGAACAGGTGAGAATTAGTGCCCAACAACCACAGAATAAGTACGGGGAAGCTGCGATCGCCTTGTCTGCGAGTCATGTTGGGGAAACCCAGTTACCAGGGACTTTTGTAGATTACGAACTCTCCCCCCGCGAATATCCGTTAAGCATTGCTCAAACTGTATTGCGAATCAATACTCGCGTTTCCGATCTGTATAACGAACCGATGAATCAGACGGAACAACAACTGCGGCTGACGATTGAAGCATTGCGGGAACGGCAAGAACACGACTTGATCAATAATCGTGAATTTGGGTTGCTACACAATGCTGACCTGAAACAGCGGATCTACACCCGCAGCGGCCCCCCTACCCCTGACGATCTAGATGAATTGATTACCCGTCGTCGGAAATCGAAGTTTTTCCTAGCTCATCCTAAAACCATTGCGGCTTTTAGTCGGGAGTGCAACCGTCTGGGTATCTCAACGGAAAGCATCGATCTGAATGGGAGTAAGGTAATTACTTGGCGCAATGTACCCATTCTTCCCTGTAATAAGATTCCAATTACTAAGAACCAGACCAGTTCTATTCTGATATTGCGGACTGGAGAAGAAGATCAGGGTGTAATCGGACTACACCAAACGGGTATCCCGGATGAATACCAACCGAGTTTGTCGGTGAGATTTATGGGTATTAGCGAACAGGCGATCGCTTCTTACCTAATTACTGCCTACTACTCCGCAGCCGTCTTAGTACCTGACGCACTTGGCATTCTCGAAGACGTTGAAATCGGGCGCTAA
- a CDS encoding family 2B encapsulin nanocompartment shell protein: protein MTYSNDPGANVEGQQPQLSLGTAAARNLATTTKSAPQMQEITSRWLLKLLPWVQTKGGVYRVNRRLSYTVGDGKLTFTNTGATVRVIPHELTELPLLRGFDNLDVLTVLANQFLQEEYAAGDTIVELGQSADRVILIAHGKVNKIGTGKYGEEIVLDVFADGDHFGDETVVESEDTWQYTLKAITNTIVLSLPQQAFEQSLAQSEPLRTHVEKFRDRLRQPQTAQGEASIEVATGHREETPLAGTFVDYDLSPREYELSIAQTVLRVSTRVADLYNEPMNQTEQQLRLTVEALRERQEHELINNREFGLLHNADLTQRIYSRSGTPTPDDLDELLATVWKEPAFFLAHPRTIAAFGRECNRLGVYPTSIDMNGAQVTAWRGVPIFPCNKIPISNTRTSSILLLRTGLEKQGVIGLHQTGIPDEYQPSLSVRFMGISEKAIISYLITAYYSAAVLVPDALGILEDVEIGR from the coding sequence GTGACATATTCTAACGATCCTGGTGCAAATGTTGAAGGTCAACAACCCCAATTAAGTTTGGGGACAGCCGCCGCCAGAAATTTGGCAACAACAACCAAATCTGCACCGCAGATGCAGGAAATTACATCCCGGTGGTTGTTGAAATTATTGCCTTGGGTGCAGACTAAGGGTGGTGTATATCGCGTTAACCGTCGGTTGAGTTATACCGTCGGTGATGGAAAATTGACTTTTACCAACACTGGCGCAACGGTGCGAGTGATTCCCCACGAACTTACTGAGTTGCCCTTACTGAGAGGGTTTGACAACCTTGATGTGTTGACTGTCTTGGCAAACCAGTTTTTACAGGAAGAGTACGCCGCTGGCGACACGATCGTTGAGCTGGGTCAATCTGCCGATCGCGTGATCCTCATTGCTCATGGCAAGGTAAATAAAATTGGTACTGGTAAGTATGGCGAGGAAATCGTATTAGATGTGTTCGCCGACGGCGACCATTTCGGCGATGAAACTGTGGTGGAGTCGGAGGATACCTGGCAATACACGCTCAAGGCTATTACCAACACCATCGTGTTGTCACTACCCCAGCAGGCATTTGAGCAGTCGCTCGCTCAGTCTGAGCCATTGAGAACTCATGTTGAGAAGTTCCGCGATCGCCTCAGACAGCCACAGACTGCCCAAGGTGAGGCCTCCATTGAGGTAGCGACGGGTCATCGTGAAGAGACTCCCTTGGCAGGAACCTTCGTTGATTACGACCTTTCCCCTCGCGAATATGAGTTGAGCATCGCTCAAACGGTGTTGCGAGTAAGCACCCGCGTAGCGGATCTCTACAACGAACCGATGAATCAGACCGAGCAACAATTGCGGCTGACAGTCGAAGCATTACGGGAACGTCAAGAACACGAGTTGATCAACAACCGGGAATTTGGGTTACTGCACAACGCCGACCTCACACAACGCATCTACAGCCGTAGCGGTACACCTACCCCCGACGACCTAGACGAATTGCTAGCAACGGTATGGAAAGAGCCAGCATTCTTCCTAGCTCACCCCCGCACGATCGCAGCCTTCGGTCGCGAGTGTAACCGTTTGGGTGTCTATCCCACCAGCATAGATATGAACGGCGCTCAAGTGACGGCTTGGCGCGGTGTACCGATATTCCCCTGCAATAAAATTCCCATCAGCAATACCCGCACCAGTTCCATTCTCTTACTCCGCACTGGTTTGGAAAAACAAGGGGTGATTGGTTTACATCAAACTGGTATTCCCGATGAATACCAACCTAGCTTGTCTGTCCGCTTTATGGGCATCAGCGAAAAGGCGATCATCTCCTACTTGATTACTGCTTACTACTCCGCAGCCGTGCTAGTCCCAGACGCACTCGGTATTCTCGAAGATGTCGAAATCGGGCGCTAA
- the crtE gene encoding geranylgeranyl diphosphate synthase CrtE — MVLVRETHSPQPESSFDLSVYLAERAAAVEAALDSAVPVTYPEKIYEAMRYSLLAGGKRLRPILCLATCELLGGTVEMAMPTACAFEMSHTMSLIHDDLPAMDNDDYRRGKLTNHKVYGEDIAILAGDGLLAYAFEFIAAQTQNVPPQQVLQVVARLGRAVGAAELVGGQVVDLESEGVSDVSEETLNFIHTHKTGALLEACVVCGAILAGAEPTDLQRLSRYAQNIGLAFQIVDDILDITATQEELGKTAGKDVQAGKVTYPSLWGIEESKRRAKQLVEAAKAELTIFGEKAEPLLAIADFITNRTH; from the coding sequence ATGGTATTGGTACGTGAAACGCATTCGCCCCAACCGGAATCCTCTTTCGACCTATCGGTTTACCTAGCTGAGCGTGCTGCGGCGGTCGAGGCGGCTCTCGATAGTGCCGTTCCCGTCACCTATCCTGAGAAGATTTACGAGGCGATGCGCTACTCGCTGTTGGCGGGGGGTAAACGGTTGCGCCCGATTCTGTGTTTGGCAACCTGCGAACTGCTTGGCGGGACTGTGGAAATGGCGATGCCGACGGCTTGTGCTTTTGAGATGAGTCACACGATGTCGCTAATCCACGACGATTTGCCAGCGATGGATAATGATGATTATCGACGCGGCAAATTGACTAACCATAAGGTCTATGGCGAGGATATAGCTATTTTGGCTGGCGATGGTCTTTTAGCTTATGCTTTTGAGTTCATTGCTGCTCAAACTCAGAATGTACCTCCTCAACAGGTGTTGCAGGTTGTAGCCCGTTTGGGCCGCGCTGTGGGAGCTGCGGAATTGGTTGGAGGACAGGTGGTTGACTTGGAGTCGGAGGGAGTTTCAGATGTTTCTGAGGAAACTCTCAATTTTATTCACACTCATAAGACTGGCGCACTCCTAGAAGCTTGTGTGGTTTGTGGGGCTATACTTGCTGGTGCTGAGCCCACTGATTTGCAGCGCTTATCTCGTTATGCTCAAAATATTGGGTTAGCTTTCCAGATTGTGGATGACATTCTGGATATTACGGCGACTCAAGAGGAGCTGGGAAAAACTGCTGGTAAGGATGTGCAGGCTGGGAAGGTGACTTATCCCAGTTTGTGGGGGATTGAGGAATCTAAACGCCGTGCTAAACAGTTGGTGGAGGCGGCTAAGGCTGAGCTGACCATTTTTGGGGAAAAAGCCGAACCGCTGTTAGCGATCGCAGATTTTATTACCAACCGCACTCATTAG
- a CDS encoding MgPME-cyclase complex family protein, giving the protein MQTYYYVLASQKFLLEEEPFEEVLKERTRHYKEQEKEIDFWLVKQPVFLEAPKMAEIKAKCPQPSVAIVSTDPQFITWLKLRLEYVITGEFEAPSETIPDAIASMEPSI; this is encoded by the coding sequence ATGCAAACCTACTACTACGTTTTAGCTAGCCAAAAGTTTTTGCTTGAGGAAGAACCTTTTGAAGAAGTTCTTAAAGAGCGAACTCGTCATTATAAAGAACAGGAAAAAGAAATTGATTTTTGGTTGGTGAAGCAACCAGTTTTTCTAGAAGCACCGAAAATGGCAGAGATTAAGGCAAAATGTCCTCAGCCCTCTGTGGCGATCGTTTCTACCGATCCTCAATTCATTACTTGGTTGAAACTGCGATTAGAATATGTAATCACTGGCGAATTTGAGGCTCCCTCAGAAACAATTCCCGATGCTATAGCATCAATGGAGCCATCTATCTAG
- a CDS encoding pyridoxine 5'-phosphate synthase, with product MPTLGVNIDHVATIRQARRTVEPDPVAAAALAELAGADGITVHLREDRRHIQDRDVRVLRQTVMTHLNLEMAPTDEMVAIALDIKPDYITLVPERRQEVTTEGGLDVAGNQQRLSEVVDKLQGAGIPVSMFINAEPIQIEASAAIAAQFIELHTGIYAEASAEANRKRELAVLAQGCQLAIASGLRVNAGHGLTYSNVHPVASLEGMEELNIGHTIISRAVLVGLERAIREMKQAMRGEF from the coding sequence GTGCCTACACTTGGCGTGAATATAGATCACGTTGCCACGATTCGGCAGGCCCGCCGGACGGTGGAACCTGACCCTGTAGCAGCGGCCGCTTTAGCAGAATTGGCCGGTGCTGATGGTATTACTGTGCATCTGCGGGAAGACAGGCGGCACATTCAAGACCGGGATGTTCGTGTTTTACGACAGACGGTGATGACTCACCTGAATTTAGAAATGGCTCCCACTGATGAAATGGTGGCGATCGCTCTCGATATCAAACCGGACTACATTACTCTGGTACCGGAACGCCGACAAGAGGTGACAACGGAAGGAGGACTTGATGTCGCGGGGAACCAGCAGCGGTTGAGTGAAGTTGTGGATAAGTTACAAGGTGCTGGCATTCCCGTCAGTATGTTCATCAATGCCGAACCTATCCAAATTGAGGCATCGGCGGCGATCGCAGCGCAGTTTATAGAATTGCACACGGGTATCTATGCTGAGGCTAGTGCTGAAGCCAACCGGAAAAGGGAGTTAGCTGTATTGGCCCAGGGATGTCAGTTAGCGATCGCCTCCGGTCTTCGAGTTAACGCCGGTCACGGTCTTACTTACTCAAATGTTCACCCAGTAGCCTCCCTTGAGGGTATGGAAGAACTCAACATTGGCCATACCATTATCAGTCGGGCCGTACTAGTTGGTTTGGAGCGGGCCATCCGCGAAATGAAACAAGCTATGCGAGGCGAATTTTGA
- a CDS encoding divergent PAP2 family protein has translation MQEISSNVLHNQVLVVALFACLMAQLLKVPIELVKNRKFNLRYLVTTGGMPSAHSAFVGALAAGVGQTVGWDSPEFAIALIFAIIVMYDAAGVRQAAGKQARILNQIIDEFFTENQHFNEDRLKELLGHTPFQVIVGLGLGVTISLLAGPAY, from the coding sequence ATGCAGGAAATTTCCAGCAATGTCCTACATAACCAAGTGCTTGTGGTGGCTCTGTTCGCTTGCCTGATGGCTCAGCTTTTAAAAGTCCCTATTGAGTTAGTCAAAAATCGCAAGTTTAATCTGCGTTACTTGGTGACGACTGGGGGAATGCCTAGCGCTCACTCGGCTTTTGTTGGCGCTTTGGCTGCTGGGGTGGGACAGACCGTAGGTTGGGACTCTCCTGAGTTTGCGATCGCGCTGATTTTCGCGATTATCGTCATGTACGATGCGGCTGGTGTCCGACAAGCTGCTGGCAAGCAAGCTCGCATCCTCAACCAGATTATTGATGAGTTTTTTACTGAAAACCAACACTTTAATGAGGATCGCCTTAAGGAATTACTCGGTCACACTCCTTTTCAAGTAATTGTAGGCTTAGGGTTGGGGGTGACAATTTCTTTACTCGCTGGGCCGGCTTATTAA
- a CDS encoding NUDIX hydrolase, giving the protein MTKNQVEVAIAILYRDGKLLSQLRDDIPGIAYPGCWALFGGHIEPGETPEIALKRELQEEIGYDVLSVYKFGCYTDVTVIRHVFYAQLSVDVKDLVLKEGWDMALLTPDEIRVGSRYSENAGMVRSLGKPHQRILLDFIEKNPQLFSLALKHKG; this is encoded by the coding sequence ATGACAAAGAATCAAGTTGAAGTTGCGATCGCGATTTTGTACAGGGATGGCAAACTTCTGTCGCAGTTACGAGATGATATTCCCGGAATTGCTTACCCTGGATGCTGGGCTCTATTTGGCGGACATATTGAACCAGGAGAAACCCCGGAAATTGCTCTAAAACGGGAATTACAAGAGGAAATAGGTTATGATGTCCTTTCTGTTTACAAGTTTGGCTGCTACACAGATGTAACTGTTATCCGCCATGTTTTCTATGCACAACTTAGTGTAGATGTCAAGGATTTGGTGTTAAAAGAAGGGTGGGATATGGCATTGTTAACGCCTGACGAAATTAGGGTAGGTAGCCGTTATTCAGAAAACGCTGGGATGGTGCGATCGCTTGGGAAGCCTCACCAGCGTATCCTGTTAGATTTTATCGAAAAAAATCCACAACTTTTTAGCTTAGCACTTAAGCACAAAGGTTAA